The genomic region tttatttatacatattaataaaatatatgatataaatttttatgtcTACATTTatgtgtatttttaaatatctATTGTTTTTTCTCATTAAATTATGCCccaatttatttatgcaCAGTTATCTGTATAttgaatttatatattttgtttttttatttttgaagaGGATAATCTTCATTTAACTGAAGAAAAGAAACGAGAGATAAGAAGAAAACGATTTGGTAAATTTCATAAATCctctttaaatttttttgaaatgaTTATTGTTTGAAAGCTACtgaaattcaaaaaatatccTTTTTCATTCTATTTATATTACCATGCATTTATTGTCTTATGgtctatttattttatttttataggAACTGATTCTGTTTCCACACCAGCAGCTCTTGAGTCCAGAGCGAAAAGGTAAGCAAAAAtggaaatgaaaatgaaaatagttAATACCTGGAAATGTGTTCATATAAAACTATAATTGTAGAGGCgatactttttattttcaccATTTCTTATTATCCACAACTTTTATATTGTACgttattttccatttttcaGATTTTGCATTGTTACTAAACAAATggaagaagaaaataagaaaaaaagagCAGAAAGATTTGGATTGAATGTGGTTAGTAGAtgattattcatatatgcatactttttttttcttattcaatatatttatttaatttagactattatcattttgtagatttatttaaaaaaaataaaaataataattgtgaattgtattattttctttgtaTTAGGCCAATTTGAACGATAttgaaatgaaaaaaaaaagagccGAGAGATTTGGTGTCATAAATGAtgtaatgaaaataataaaataagcagataaatattatgtGCATGCATTTGGCCACatgttcatatatatatgcacgCTCATATAATTGTGAactttcttttttgtttttcagCATGAAAAGTTAAAGGCACGTGCCCTTAGATTTGGCATAACACAATAAACGTCATTAAAActgataataatacaatattACCCAAAATGAATAGGAGAAACAATACCTGAaggataaaataaaacttctatttttaattatatatggatatattCCATCATTCCTTcgattttgtttttatatttattttatcttttatatatgcaatttttcatgttataatttttatttatattattgttttctgtagaaataatatatttatttctatacatgttttatcattaaaaaaacatatttcgtgacaaatatttttaatactaaataaatatactaaGATATACATAGATTTTTCAATCATTTTATGCAATCtatagagaaaaaaaattttttatgtatttttttacaaaaattgaaatccattttttatataaaaatatattttttttactgtatttgaaataaaaaaaaagacatttatattattcaaatttttcaaacatttaaaaaactaATAGTAGAAATAATATGGGACTATGCAAAATACacataaattttcattGGTCTAtgtaattaaataataaattgtgaatgtaaaataaggaggaaaataataaagaaatattcatattcatttttgcTCTCTTTTCAATGGGAAAAAGGAAATGAGAAATAATGCATGACAAAAACCTAAATATGCCATTATTCtatattcattaatttatttgtatttccTTGCCTGTTTATTtctttcaatttttttttaataaaatagacAAAGATATAACTTTGTgtgaataattttatatatgctaTACTTATTTCCGGGTTTCTATCTTtctctttttattattcgcctttttttataccaTGTCAACTATTAGGTGGATGCACagaaaagagaaaaaaacaggaaacaaaataataacattaaatgaaataaaagaaagaTATTTAGCTGATTGTACTAACCAAAAAcccccaaaaaaaaaaaaatttattacattctatgaaaaaagaggaaacaaaattgtaaaaattcaaaatgaTATTTATGAAGATGATACAAATGCCTATTctgatgataaaaaaaatataataaaaaagggaaattataatgtagaaactgataatataaatattaacaaaaatacaTTCTTTTTAGAAatccataaaaaaaatcatcaAAACTTGAGCGAAGATCGCTTTGGTAATTTACACGATAATgagaaaaaatacacaaacaaaaaaattcatgaaatagataaaaatattggaataataaaaaatgatcgtgtaaatataaatctaGACATTAATATTCAATGGGATAAAACAGAGGAGGAGActtttgaaaatgaaacgaacacaaataattatgatataaaaataataaaaaatgacaaaataaaatacgatcaaaataataataaaaaattccaAGATAAACGAGTTCTATTTGGCAGTTATATTAGATCAGATAATAAATCTTAttcgaaaaaaaacgaatataataaatacttTGAAGAAAAGggtatcaaaaaatattatgagcCAACTTATAAAGACAAGGAAATTTTAATACCTACCAAagatgaatataataatgacgatgcaaaaaataacaGGGAAAACtatgttaaatatataccaTATAGTAACagttattcatataatatccaaaatgaaaaaaaaaaaaaaaaacttcaATTTGGAAACATAGAGAAAATAGaagacaaaaataaaattcctGATCAGAGGAAAAatcgaaataaaaataatacatatattaaatatgactcaaatatatataaagatataaagTATGAGCAATATAAAcctgaaaataatataaattccaatgattatattattcaaaatgAAATCAGACGGGCTCGTCAATGTAGTCCtgaaatttataaaaaatatatatatactaataaaaaacaaaataaaattaaaaatgctATTATAtccttaatttttttaaataatatttttttgaaaaaaatgaacaaatatttttatttttttattaaacaattattaaaccataatattaacaaaccaatatataagaaatataCAAAACTAGAGAATGTCCAAAAAATACCATCATCAAATAATCACAACTCTGTtcttgttaaaaaaaacaatagtCAGAAATTAGAAACTTTAAAACCCCAAATGTTTATACAATCTAACCAACGATTTTCAACCAATATATTAGATCAAGGATTTATAGAAAAGAGGGAAGAATTAGACGAGCAAAAAATAAGTGGTAATAACAAtcacaaaataaatgacAATAACAATCAGATTGATCAGGCCTATGTCCAtcaaaatacatataatgttctacaaaatgaaaaactatgctcattaaaaaaaaaaaaaaattgcaaaaaaaatgaagacgTATCGATacttaaaataaaaacattaaatAGCACTTTAATTGATAACTTTAGTGAAatcaatataaatgataaaagtaggaaagaaaataatttgaaatttttttgtatcttattatctctttttttaaagaaatacACATATAGACAATTATTAATTCCATTTTTCCTAATGGGTTTCATATCCCCAAAACAGGtaagtattattattctcaATTATAGAAtcttataatatttcaacaagtatatataatgcatatttatCCAAACTAGTTTCATATGTATGCCGATTcttttttgatttatttcagaaagaaaaaagagCATTAAGAAAATTCTTAAATTCAAGAGtttatttcttaaaattggtggataaaattttaaagaatcatgaaaaaaagatgatgaaaatattttttcaaaaattaatcgaaaaaaataaatcaattGAAAGTtattcaaataaagaaacaaacaaaaatgacaaaatgaaaaaaaatatagacaAACAAACAAGTTTTGacgaagaaaaaaaagaggataaactaaaaaataatttttattcaatCGAAGAAATAAATGGTAAATccaaattaaaagaaaatcaaaaaaaaaaaaaaaacgaaggTATTAATAGTAATAACGATCGAAAGAAAGAAACAACTCCAAGTGCATGCTTTGGGAAACCTAAAATATACAGAACTGATGATTATGcgatattttataataaaaaaatttttaatgaaaaaaataaaacaaataaagaatGCTTATTAAGATCTAAATCAGATACATTGGTAgactttttaaaaagatcaaaaatgtataaattttcaaatagTTTAATGATTGAAAATATTGCCGAAAGTATAAATAGTTCTAGTAATAACAGTCCTTCAAATTTTGACCAATTTTTTACTGCAACATATAAACTAAGcactaataatatagaaagAAACAACTATAAAAGTCAATTGAACTTTTcttgttataaaaatatgatggATTATTCTACTATGTTTAGTAGTTAtacacataaaaataaaaatgatgatagtgatcaggaaataaaaaataaccatattaatatggatagtgattttttttacattaataatcaaaaaaatgagaaaaacacaaaaccatataaaatatataagaagaataataaaattgaaaaaaacaataacaTCTCTCTTATGCCGATTTATGATTATGAGTTTCATAgtagtaaaaaaattgaactaattgatgaaaaaaatattaataaaaattttgtgAAAATAAGTGAAAATGGATACACCTCAAAAAACATgaatttaaatgataaagaatgtatagaattttttaaaaatattaaaaagaaacttaaaataaattacaGAGAAATTTTACATactaatacaaaaaaaataccaGGCTTAGATATAAGTGAATTAAATAGCACAATtgatatttcaaaaaataatcaacAATCATATAAACCgggggaaaaaaaaaaaaaaaataatattcgTAACGATtcctttttaaataatctAAGCTTTTTAACAGAATCAGATATGgctttaataaataatttttctcaaaatattacaaaataatgtagaaattataaattttcttttattcgTCGTCTCTTTGAATAAGTTGTGATAATACTGGATGTGCACTATTTTAATTtgctttcattttttgtttctttttcttttttgataatttccgtgaaaaaacattatttaatttgtttcctatcattttatatattttttatttttaattaattttttacgTATCactgatttatttttacttttaaatcattttcTGCTAACAACCTTTTattgtgtttttttatccttataatattcctttttttttgtaacaAACTTTTAGTGgcattataattaaaaggAACCGAACAATAATGCGGAATATTTccacttaaaaaaaattatcacaTATGCAAGTGTATATACAAACATATAGTATAAGCTATACATTATTgttcttatttattttccacGCTCAGATCAATAAGTCATATTCTATCACCTCTCTAGTATTTTCCATAAAAAGGTTTGTCGAtttgttcattttatatatttcaaaaacacaataattttaaaagtcCATTGCAAacacaatttttttcaacaaaAAAGCAATTCAAACTTTTTTGAGATTTTAAACAATTTGTAAGTTTTCTGAACGGACATAAAATGATAAACCAATCAATATTAGTGAGAACAACtcaaacatatttttatttaaataatgttaataaattatttgtctttaaaaattttggaACGGTTAAAATTCCAGAAAGCTTAAAACCTTTTTacgagaaaaaaaaagaagaattggaattaaaaaaaaaaaaactagaagaaaggaaaaaaaaaatggataaaGTGCAAATATCAAaggaaagaaaaaataaattcaaatCGTCGAAGGGGCAAcataacatatattaatagtgttcattttttagaACATTTTACatgcatattataattttttttaaagcaaaaattatgtatataaattattaaaaaaaacaaaattccaaaatatataatagacaaaattcaaatgtaaatatataccaTTTTATGTGtgcaaatttatataagtaATTATCCTGTATTatacaataatttttttttttccaaataaatattaccAACTTTCCACTTTCAAAGCAGTTAGCAAAAAACCATCGCCTAACTTggcattttttatagttgGGTGAGTTCGTCTTTTAATAACTTGATGCTCtcttaaaataaattcatttaatttaatatttatatatgatttggaatttattaataattgcATAAATAagtttgatatatttagaTCATCTGtatgtataattattttattatcattatttaaatattttaaagaaatggatattaatgtttttgctaataaatttatatctgtatttgtattataaataaattcacttgatataattataacaaaAGATTCAGCTTTtctcatatttatatcatctataatattttttttcattttatttatttctatccatgtattatttttttcctttatttcgttgtcaattatttttttttttatatgatcattagtattataatgtatttttttcactgTTTCATTTATACTGAtgtcattattatatgtttgttctacttttcttttttgtgaattttccattatattatttttaattgcaTCATCTCTGActtgtattttttcttgATGTTTATTATTGTCAACATTTTTATGAGCATCCTTATCTTCCTTCTTCAGTTCGCTACTTAATGTTGTTATAATAAGTTCATGTGCCTTTTCTTTAGGTTCAACAATATCTGTTTCTACacaataaaatttgtttattgtAACATCTTTGTCTGGTTGATTCATGGGTTCATTTCCTTCTATCACATTTGGgaaaacaatatttaaattttcatcaaaataaatattattatttgatcTCGTTTCATTTGGAATATCTAATATTTTCACTTTTACAATacttgtattttttttgattccAAAACTAGGTATAATAGATCCacatgtatttttatatactagtgataatatatttacattatagtcataaataatatttataacacTAGTTAACAAACCATGCGAATCatcataaattattatattatgtttatCAAATGGAATAATACCAATATCAGTTTCTGCTTTTACTTCTACTCCTGCTTCTGCTTCTATGCTAGTTCCAGCGTTTTTACATAAAGCTGTATTCATATagttatcattatttttactatttccattattattatgaacaAGCATATGATTATTCTCGTCCTTTATAAGAATACTTCGATTCAAATGAAAAAGCAAGTTTGCCAAATAATCAACACGGATATATGAAATTTTTTCaggaaaatatttataataaaaattggctagattaaatatattacattcATATACTGTAAATTGGCATAAATgtctttttaattttttttgtatatatttaaactGTGATATTActgttttttcattatatgtGGTTGAATTATCTACAAGTTTTTGGACGATTTCATATGGATTTTCATAGttcatttcttttatttctgCAATATTTTGTTCTGTTAATTTTTgggaattattattatgatatatatctttatttgtTCCTATAATGTCTTCATCATAATCTATCTCAAGTTTgtgtttttgtttttttattcttacccatttattatttataaaagaaaatgttgatccatattttttatttacaagaaataataaatttatataatttttttttattcttattttcATATCCGCAACTTTATGCAACCTACATTTTAGTTCATCGTCAATCAAAACAAAatcatgtttttttatcttcatttttttcaattagTTATAATTAGAAATAtgacaaatatttttatacaagTTAATCAAATTATACTTGTTTgcatttcaaaaaaaatggatcACCTTTTACAATTTCAAGGaaaatacaatataaaattcatGAGTGATGTTTCactatataatatatgaaatttCACCTTTATTCacaaataaacaaattgaGTTATTTGCTTCCGAGAATGcgaatatattaatttgaataacaatttgtattttttattttttcccgtttttttttttttttttaattttcacTTTATTTCGACATTCTGTATAATATACGTAGCAACAGAGTGCCTATGCAAGTTGTTCTGATTCGTGGTTGCTTTgtatttttccttttaatataaaaatgacataataaaaaataaactaagtttatttttttcaatcaaaagaaataaatgtaGAAAAAGAGAGCAACATGAAATCgtatttttaacaaaattgCAATATCTCTATAATTCAAACTATTTTGGTcgatatacatattattgGCTAGCTTTATAACCAAATATGCCACTTTTTTCcaattatatatggatatatatacaaaataaagcTAAATAGAAATGTCCCTATATATTGGggaaaaacataaaatagtGATTTATATATCGACTATAGATTTATGATTATTCAAATCATTTTaaactataaaaatatattatatattttccatataGTATTTCCAGtaacaattaaaaatttggaaaaaaaaaaaaaaatatattataaaaattataacaaatTGATAGAGGAATTTATCAGCATCGTGTATATTCGcttatatgcatatgtatatttattaagaattcgataatttaaaaaaaaaaatttctaacaaatatatcagttcttatataataaacatttaaaattatattttttcacaaatgtgttaattatattataattttataaaagcAACCCAATCTTAAATGtactataaaaataacatgaactaaaattttattagtatatataggtggaatattttttttttgtgtaatATACTTTGGTATATTGCTTATATAtgcttttttatttttatttattttttttattatactatCTTCATAAGAGAAAAATCTATTAGCTTTTTGATTTTTCTTAGCATTTTaatctaatttttttttaatatttcccTTGTGAATATATcttatttctattttaagaattttttcaacttcattatttttttgtacataaatgtgaaaataatacatatagtATACGTtcgaattatatattattatttttttttacgaTTAACCTGATATCGTATTTACTATTTTGTAAAGGGAATGTGAGGAACACATTTTGATCAatcttattatttttttcttttccttCCCTTTTATGTACccttattataattttattaaaataatatacttaTAACGAATTAAAGACCGTTAAATAAAACCTATACACGGACAATATAAAcgtatgcatatatatatgtacaaagatagttgaatatatatatacatgaaTAATCCAGGAAACGAATATAGTACTGATAAAACAGAACGAGTGTTACAAAATAGTGTAAATAAGCAggaaacaaataaaaaaaaaaaatatatatattttttgtagcAAGTCAATTTCGCACACATTTAGTAACACGAGATTGGTTAATTAgtacataaaaattttattaaaataaaaaagtaaaaatttatgaacagttcataaaaatatataataaaaatggaaaatgatatatttgagaaaaatataaatgtgcTTGAAAGGATATATTTAAGCAAACATGTCGTAGTACATCCTATAGTATTATTATCAGTAGTAGACCATTACAATCGTATTGCAagtaatacaaaaaaaagagtTTTAGGTACAATTTTAGGAGAAAAAATTGATGGTGTTGTGCATATAACAAATAGCTATGCATTACCATTTGATGAAGATattaaagatataaatatattttttatagatgataattataatgaaaatttgtttaatatgataagaaaaattaatacaCGTGAAAAAATTCTTGGATGGTATACTACTGGATCTAATATAAAACCCAacgatatatttattaacgaaatattttataaatatcatCATGCtcctatatttttacttgTCAATGTGCACACAAATCAAACTATTTTCCCAGTAAATGCGTATGTAGCTATAGAAAAGGCTATTTcgaataataaatttagaaagacatttattcatataccAGTTAGAATAGGTAAGAAAAATCGCTATAAAAGTTTACATGTTggcaattttatttcacaagtttgtaaaaaaaaaaaattattacgATTATCATTACCATTATTATACCTTTTCCTCACATATTTTCTACACTGATTTTCATTTCCATTCCAACCCCATTTTAGGTGCATTTGAAGCAGAAGATGTTGGTGTTGAATTTTTGCTAAAGGAATTAAAAAGCGTATCAACCTCAACCCTAGCAACAAAAGTTGGTGATAAATTATCGTCACTAAAAACATTAATAtctaaattatatgaaatttctgaatatttaaatgatatattacaAGGGAATATagaaatgaatataaaaatattatacaatttACAAAATGTTTTTAGTTTATTACCTGACACTGATAATCCAGAACTTGTCGAAGCCTTTATGGTTAAGAACAATGATATTATgttaaacatatttataggTAGCATTACACGATCTGTTATAGCTCTTCACAAtcttattaataataaaatagaaaataaaataaatacagaaaaaaaacaactTTTAGAGgatcaaaatattaaagaaaaagaaaaagaaaaaaccaaggaaaaataattaacaATGATACAATTCTCGGattttaaataaagtaaaatttaaaaatcaaaaacTTGCACCGAAATGGAAACATATTAAAGTTATCAAAAATGTGCTGGTATTATCGTAGTATATTTTAATGCAGAtttatttagaaaaaattaaaaaaaaaaatataaataatgttgAGACAATAGGATACAaccatatttatttataaaatccgaattatttatatcacgtaaaaaatataataaatctTGGTTTTGTTAAAATGGAATATCAAACATCCAAATATATGAGATCATATAGTTTGACATGGCCAGCTTTATGTGCCACCATATTATAAACGAATTAAAtcgtatatata from Plasmodium berghei ANKA genome assembly, chromosome: 8 harbors:
- a CDS encoding tRNA (adenine(58)-N(1))-methyltransferase non-catalytic subunit TRM6, putative, which translates into the protein MKIKKHDFVLIDDELKCRLHKVADMKIRIKKNYINLLFLVNKKYGSTFSFINNKWVRIKKQKHKLEIDYDEDIIGTNKDIYHNNNSQKLTEQNIAEIKEMNYENPYEIVQKLVDNSTTYNEKTVISQFKYIQKKLKRHLCQFTVYECNIFNLANFYYKYFPEKISYIRVDYLANLLFHLNRSILIKDENNHMLVHNNNGNSKNNDNYMNTALCKNAGTSIEAEAGVEVKAETDIGIIPFDKHNIIIYDDSHGLLTSVINIIYDYNVNILSLVYKNTCGSIIPSFGIKKNTSIVKVKILDIPNETRSNNNIYFDENLNIVFPNVIEGNEPMNQPDKDVTINKFYCVETDIVEPKEKAHELIITTLSSELKKEDKDAHKNVDNNKHQEKIQVRDDAIKNNIMENSQKRKVEQTYNNDISINETVKKIHYNTNDHIKKKIIDNEIKEKNNTWIEINKMKKNIIDDINMRKAESFVIIISSEFIYNTNTDINLLAKTLISISLKYLNNDNKIIIHTDDLNISNLFMQLLINSKSYINIKLNEFILREHQVIKRRTHPTIKNAKLGDGFLLTALKVESW
- a CDS encoding 26S proteasome regulatory subunit RPN8, putative; the protein is MENDIFEKNINVLERIYLSKHVVVHPIVLLSVVDHYNRIASNTKKRVLGTILGEKIDGVVHITNSYALPFDEDIKDINIFFIDDNYNENLFNMIRKINTREKILGWYTTGSNIKPNDIFINEIFYKYHHAPIFLLVNVHTNQTIFPVNAYVAIEKAISNNKFRKTFIHIPVRIGAFEAEDVGVEFLLKELKSVSTSTLATKVGDKLSSLKTLISKLYEISEYLNDILQGNIEMNIKILYNLQNVFSLLPDTDNPELVEAFMVKNNDIMLNIFIGSITRSVIALHNLINNKIENKINTEKKQLLEDQNIKEKEKEKTKEK